From Arcticibacter tournemirensis, one genomic window encodes:
- a CDS encoding IPT/TIG domain-containing protein gives MRVFTKYLLFSLICLLTLGGCKKDEEKEEVGKGPDPSQPVEFSDYSPREGSVRTRFYIYGTNLGTDVSRIKVSIGGRMLNVIGASDDKVYCIVPKRTNTGEVKVVINGDDGTPLAEHVFSEEFTYVPRVSVGTLVGKVDQYGNSAVVNGTFEEAGFNNPTWVLFERNTNSLFVVERDQLVRRVDINDRMVSTLITNGQASFKSLQTATLSFDNDTLFIVDDNGADHKNTVAIAYTLRSENFRRVHPYLYDRTSYACAHHPVDRVMFFNTWWGGGLLKAFYDPVLGGLNSKELFRVGGNNSIKTTIFFHPSGNFAYFLEGGCVYKSRYNWTTKELEAPIVFAGAQGFRGDVDAIGTSARFGWLYQGVFVKNPAYAGQEDEYDFYVCDVDNHSVRVVTPTGEVSTFAGKGSPSSDGKKEGYIDGDLRKEARFNKPSGIAYDAVREIFYITEMNNKRIRTISVE, from the coding sequence ATGAGAGTTTTTACTAAGTATTTACTTTTTTCACTCATTTGTCTTCTCACCCTGGGGGGGTGTAAGAAGGACGAAGAAAAAGAAGAGGTAGGCAAGGGACCAGATCCGAGCCAGCCGGTGGAGTTCAGCGATTACTCGCCCCGGGAAGGATCAGTTCGCACGAGGTTCTATATCTACGGGACTAATTTAGGGACCGACGTTTCGAGGATAAAGGTGTCAATCGGCGGTCGCATGCTCAATGTCATTGGAGCTTCTGACGATAAGGTTTATTGTATCGTCCCGAAACGCACCAATACCGGTGAGGTAAAAGTAGTGATCAATGGTGACGATGGAACACCACTTGCGGAGCATGTCTTTAGCGAGGAATTTACTTATGTGCCAAGGGTTTCAGTCGGAACTCTTGTGGGAAAGGTCGATCAGTACGGCAATTCGGCAGTTGTAAACGGGACCTTTGAAGAAGCCGGTTTTAATAATCCGACCTGGGTGCTTTTTGAGCGAAACACTAACTCGCTTTTTGTAGTGGAACGTGATCAACTGGTTCGAAGAGTTGATATCAACGATAGGATGGTTTCTACTCTGATCACAAATGGACAGGCTTCTTTTAAATCACTTCAGACTGCTACGTTAAGCTTTGATAACGACACACTCTTTATCGTGGATGACAACGGAGCAGATCATAAAAATACAGTGGCCATAGCTTATACTCTGCGTTCCGAGAATTTCAGGAGAGTGCACCCCTACCTATATGATCGCACTAGCTATGCCTGTGCGCATCATCCTGTGGATCGGGTTATGTTTTTTAACACCTGGTGGGGTGGAGGATTACTGAAGGCTTTCTACGATCCTGTACTTGGAGGGTTAAATTCCAAGGAACTTTTCAGAGTAGGTGGAAATAACAGTATAAAGACTACAATCTTCTTTCATCCCTCCGGTAACTTTGCCTATTTTCTGGAAGGTGGCTGTGTGTACAAGAGCAGGTACAACTGGACGACTAAGGAATTGGAGGCACCTATTGTTTTCGCGGGAGCTCAAGGTTTTAGAGGCGATGTGGATGCCATTGGCACCTCAGCCAGATTTGGCTGGCTTTATCAGGGTGTGTTTGTAAAAAATCCGGCTTATGCAGGCCAGGAGGACGAATACGATTTTTACGTGTGTGATGTCGATAATCACAGTGTCCGTGTGGTGACTCCAACCGGAGAGGTATCAACCTTTGCAGGTAAAGGGAGCCCTTCTTCTGATGGTAAGAAAGAAGGATATATCGATGGTGACTTGAGAAAAGAAGCCCGTTTCAATAAACCTAGTGGTATAGCATATGATGCAGTACGGGAAATCTTCTACATCACAGAGATGAACAATAAGAGGATCCGAACAATCAGCGTCGAATAG
- a CDS encoding RagB/SusD family nutrient uptake outer membrane protein codes for MRNQRRNFLAGLLCLNILLAACNEDFLDQNRETELSGATFFKTESDIKQGVNGAYRSLRDMGLFSYWVFGEMRSDNTTFQYNPPQRGQENREFVDVFLVNSTNTLIQDYWRENYSGIARCNDIITYAPAVVMPDESRNQSIGEAKFLRAFHYFNLVRQFGGVPLRLSVTQTPSDAKSAGRATVEEVYQQIISDLEDAAAKLPPVYGASDKGRATKGAALALLGKVYLTQKNYPAALLALRQVTSLGYRILPNYASVFSPENKNNDESVFEIQYLGAVPELASNFIYQFAPFNSGSVVTGDRNTTLSYNAGWNIPTQDLIEAYEPGDLRKDVSLKEGFTDPEAGFVNVPYINKYNHGIVDIGSTDDNFPVIRYADVLLMIAECLNEQGFVANGEAFTLLNEIRVRAGLQPKTSGNVNPSLRIQNQQEFRDAIFQERRVELAFENQRWYDLVRSGRAVAVMTAHGREEIPKQPIPSNSYMVTENNLLLPIPQREVNLDNLTQNPM; via the coding sequence ATGAGAAATCAAAGAAGAAATTTTTTAGCAGGCCTGTTGTGCCTCAATATACTTTTAGCAGCTTGTAATGAAGACTTTTTGGATCAGAATCGGGAAACAGAGTTATCAGGCGCCACTTTCTTTAAGACCGAGTCTGATATAAAACAGGGGGTAAACGGAGCTTACCGGTCTCTGAGGGATATGGGATTATTCAGTTACTGGGTTTTCGGTGAAATGAGATCTGATAATACTACTTTTCAGTACAATCCTCCGCAGCGCGGTCAGGAAAACAGGGAGTTTGTTGACGTGTTTTTAGTAAATTCAACAAATACACTGATCCAGGATTACTGGAGGGAGAATTATTCGGGTATTGCGCGTTGTAATGATATTATAACCTATGCGCCGGCTGTTGTTATGCCGGATGAATCCAGGAACCAGTCTATAGGAGAGGCAAAATTTCTGAGGGCTTTTCATTATTTTAACCTCGTACGGCAATTTGGAGGCGTTCCTTTAAGACTAAGCGTAACGCAAACGCCCAGCGATGCTAAGTCGGCCGGACGGGCTACAGTGGAGGAAGTTTACCAGCAGATCATTTCAGACCTTGAGGATGCTGCGGCAAAGCTGCCCCCGGTATACGGAGCCAGCGATAAAGGCAGGGCAACAAAAGGCGCTGCGCTGGCTCTTTTGGGAAAAGTATACCTCACACAGAAAAACTATCCGGCAGCGCTGCTGGCGTTGCGGCAGGTTACTTCTCTTGGCTACAGAATATTACCAAATTACGCCAGCGTATTCAGTCCCGAGAATAAGAACAATGATGAATCGGTATTTGAAATACAGTATCTCGGTGCCGTTCCTGAACTTGCCAGCAATTTTATTTATCAGTTTGCTCCCTTTAACTCCGGGAGTGTTGTAACTGGTGATCGAAATACTACGCTGTCTTACAACGCAGGATGGAATATCCCGACGCAGGATCTTATCGAAGCGTATGAGCCCGGCGACCTAAGAAAGGACGTTTCGTTAAAAGAAGGATTTACCGATCCTGAGGCAGGTTTCGTCAATGTTCCTTACATCAATAAATACAATCATGGCATCGTTGACATAGGTAGTACGGACGATAATTTTCCTGTTATTCGATACGCTGATGTGCTATTGATGATAGCGGAATGCCTGAACGAACAGGGATTTGTTGCTAACGGCGAAGCTTTTACATTGCTAAATGAGATCAGAGTTAGAGCGGGCCTGCAGCCTAAAACTTCCGGCAATGTCAATCCTTCGTTAAGGATACAAAACCAGCAGGAATTCAGGGATGCAATATTTCAGGAAAGGAGAGTGGAACTGGCTTTTGAAAACCAGCGATGGTATGATTTGGTAAGGTCGGGAAGGGCAGTTGCTGTGATGACGGCGCACGGACGTGAGGAGATTCCAAAACAACCCATTCCTTCGAACTCCTATATGGTGACTGAGAATAACCTGTTGCTTCCTATTCCGCAAAGAGAGGTTAATCTGGATAATCTCACGCAAAACCCCATGTAG
- a CDS encoding TonB-dependent receptor: protein MQIHAAGYSQSSFTLNEPNTTVGNVLKKIEKTSGYTIFYRQDQVNLRQKVHVVAENGSLQSVMKQVLQGQPLDFEILNDIVIIKPADSDVGQQEIISGTISDPGGEPLIGASVIVKGTTNGASTDAGGKFVLRVKGNAPVTLLIKYIGYASKEVSASPGQTGLKITLEADGAALEEVVVVGYGQQQKKDVTGSVSTVSAQRLRDLPVTSVDQKLVGQVPGLLITSPTGAPGGGTGIKIRGSGSIGAGDNPLFVVDGFAISNTSGQTYNPLNIINPEDIESITVLKDASSTAIYGSRGANGVVVITTKRGKTGPPVVNVNAYAGSQTIPQKGRPQVLNGTEYAQFRRDIIVDDRTARGLATTDADIPEAFRNPAQYGEGTDWYSEILRTAPQYNVDASVRGGSESTRYSFSLGRLTQEGTVRYTDYERYSIQANLESDLSSKLKIGLNLAPTAGTQNRNSFETGFRDIITRALWLSPIVPALDASGNRTPYITSPGAIGAPNPLNSLEFAGTKEKFFRGIGSAFAEYEIIKGLKAKYSFNVDYSANRSFNFNPSTVGGESSPPPVVPNSNTGRSNTTNWLSELVVSYDKAFGDHRLNTVVGYTAQEERNETISIFATNYPDDLVKTINAATQIRTWGEGVEKWSLLSYLARVNYSFKDKYLLTATIRSDGSSRFGANNRYGTFPSAAIGWRVSQEDFIKDISWISDLKLRASYGRSGNFNIGNYTYTSSVGRANYAFGGQLANGRVSTSLNNRDLTWENSDEFDAGMDLGLFRTRLNLTVDYYNRITTAMLYTAEIPFASGFGSAIVNLGKIRNRGLEVGLNSRILEGDFTWNTNFNISFNRNKVLALNANNDPIYSGRSGEGSYTHKTEVGKPLGQFFGFVMEGLYTDAQDLANSPKHPTSVVGSVKYKDVDGNGIIEAVKDFAVIGNPQADFTYGFTNSFGYKNFDLNVLLVGSQGGQILKTANEYLTNIDGVFNVDRKVLNRWRSPENPGDGMTPTTNGARVIYRDVNSTWVEDASYLRIQNISLGYNFKQSFIGSSQTIKGLRLYGSVQNVATFTNYSGANPEASTSGSSVLVPGRDFTNYPLPRIVTFGVNMTF, encoded by the coding sequence ATGCAAATTCACGCAGCTGGCTACTCTCAGAGTTCATTTACTTTAAATGAGCCCAATACTACCGTGGGTAACGTTCTAAAGAAGATTGAAAAGACCAGTGGCTATACTATTTTTTATCGGCAGGATCAGGTCAATCTGCGTCAGAAGGTGCATGTTGTTGCTGAGAACGGCAGTCTTCAATCTGTAATGAAGCAGGTTCTGCAGGGGCAGCCCCTCGATTTTGAAATACTGAATGATATAGTGATCATTAAGCCCGCAGATTCCGATGTTGGGCAGCAGGAAATAATCAGTGGTACAATCAGCGATCCCGGCGGCGAGCCCTTAATCGGAGCAAGTGTTATTGTAAAGGGTACAACGAATGGAGCGTCGACCGATGCCGGAGGTAAGTTTGTCCTCAGAGTTAAAGGCAATGCGCCGGTTACTTTACTAATTAAATATATCGGTTATGCGAGTAAAGAAGTATCGGCTAGTCCCGGACAAACGGGGTTGAAAATCACTCTGGAGGCAGATGGTGCAGCTCTTGAAGAAGTCGTTGTAGTTGGATACGGACAACAGCAAAAGAAGGATGTGACAGGCTCCGTGTCGACGGTTTCTGCCCAACGGCTGAGGGACCTGCCAGTGACATCTGTAGACCAGAAGCTGGTGGGCCAGGTGCCGGGTTTATTGATCACTTCGCCGACAGGCGCCCCCGGAGGAGGGACGGGAATTAAGATCAGAGGTTCGGGTTCCATAGGAGCTGGAGACAACCCTCTTTTTGTCGTAGACGGATTTGCGATCTCGAATACAAGCGGACAGACATACAATCCGCTAAATATTATCAACCCGGAAGATATTGAGTCTATAACCGTTTTAAAAGATGCTTCTTCTACGGCTATCTATGGATCAAGGGGCGCTAACGGGGTTGTTGTCATTACCACGAAAAGGGGTAAAACCGGGCCACCTGTAGTCAACGTGAACGCTTATGCCGGATCTCAGACTATCCCTCAGAAAGGCCGTCCGCAGGTATTGAACGGGACAGAATATGCACAATTCAGAAGGGATATCATTGTAGATGACCGGACGGCCCGGGGACTCGCTACCACTGATGCTGATATACCTGAAGCATTCAGAAATCCCGCTCAGTATGGCGAAGGAACGGACTGGTACAGCGAAATTTTAAGAACGGCACCTCAGTATAATGTAGACGCAAGCGTACGGGGAGGATCTGAAAGTACACGTTATTCTTTTTCTTTAGGTCGCTTAACGCAGGAGGGCACGGTAAGGTATACAGATTATGAAAGGTATTCCATCCAGGCAAACCTTGAGTCGGATCTGAGCAGTAAATTGAAAATAGGGTTAAACCTGGCGCCTACTGCGGGAACACAGAACAGAAATTCCTTTGAAACGGGTTTCCGGGATATCATCACGCGTGCCCTTTGGCTAAGTCCGATTGTTCCTGCTCTGGATGCGTCGGGAAACAGAACGCCATATATAACTTCTCCCGGGGCAATCGGGGCACCTAATCCTCTGAATTCACTTGAATTCGCCGGTACCAAAGAAAAGTTTTTCAGAGGTATTGGAAGCGCTTTCGCCGAATATGAGATCATCAAAGGTTTGAAAGCTAAGTATAGTTTTAATGTTGACTATAGCGCGAACAGAAGTTTCAACTTCAATCCTTCTACAGTGGGGGGAGAAAGCAGTCCGCCGCCGGTAGTGCCAAACTCTAATACAGGCAGAAGTAACACAACTAACTGGTTGTCTGAACTGGTGGTCAGCTATGATAAGGCTTTCGGCGATCACCGGTTGAATACAGTAGTTGGATATACAGCTCAGGAAGAAAGAAACGAGACTATATCGATCTTTGCAACCAACTATCCGGATGATCTTGTGAAGACGATCAATGCAGCGACGCAAATCAGAACCTGGGGCGAGGGAGTAGAAAAGTGGTCGCTGCTTTCTTATCTTGCCCGTGTAAACTATTCTTTTAAAGATAAGTATCTTCTAACTGCGACTATTCGTTCGGATGGTTCCTCCCGTTTCGGGGCTAATAACAGATATGGAACATTCCCTTCCGCGGCGATTGGATGGAGAGTTTCACAGGAGGATTTCATAAAGGATATTTCCTGGATCAGCGACCTGAAGTTAAGGGCTAGTTATGGACGTTCGGGTAATTTTAACATCGGTAACTACACGTATACATCATCGGTTGGTCGCGCTAACTATGCTTTTGGCGGGCAACTTGCCAATGGCCGCGTTTCCACGTCTTTGAATAACCGTGACCTTACCTGGGAAAATTCGGATGAGTTTGATGCAGGTATGGACTTAGGCTTATTCAGGACCCGTCTGAATTTGACAGTCGACTATTATAACCGGATCACAACGGCAATGCTTTATACCGCAGAGATTCCTTTCGCATCGGGCTTTGGCAGTGCTATTGTAAACTTGGGTAAGATCAGAAACCGCGGGCTTGAGGTAGGACTGAACTCAAGGATATTGGAAGGCGATTTTACATGGAACACAAATTTTAATATCAGCTTTAACAGGAACAAGGTACTGGCCCTGAATGCAAATAACGATCCCATATATTCGGGTCGCAGCGGAGAGGGATCATATACTCATAAAACAGAAGTGGGTAAGCCTCTCGGACAGTTCTTTGGTTTTGTGATGGAAGGGCTTTATACGGATGCCCAGGATCTGGCAAACTCGCCTAAACATCCAACTTCTGTAGTGGGTTCTGTAAAATACAAAGACGTGGATGGGAATGGCATCATAGAGGCGGTAAAAGATTTTGCTGTGATTGGTAATCCCCAGGCCGACTTTACCTATGGTTTCACCAACAGTTTCGGATATAAGAATTTTGACCTGAACGTTTTGTTGGTAGGATCGCAAGGCGGGCAGATCCTTAAAACGGCAAACGAATACCTGACCAACATTGACGGTGTGTTTAATGTGGACCGAAAAGTACTTAACAGATGGAGGTCGCCGGAGAATCCAGGAGACGGAATGACTCCTACAACCAATGGCGCCCGTGTCATTTACCGCGATGTCAATTCTACATGGGTAGAAGATGCAAGTTATCTGCGCATTCAGAATATCAGCCTTGGATATAATTTCAAACAGTCTTTTATAGGCAGTTCGCAGACTATAAAAGGCCTGCGTCTTTATGGAAGTGTGCAGAATGTCGCCACGTTTACAAACTACAGCGGGGCGAATCCTGAAGCGAGTACTTCAGGTTCAAGCGTACTTGTTCCCGGGAGGGATTTTACCAATTATCCTCTTCCCAGGATAGTAACATTTGGAGTGAACATGACTTTTTGA
- a CDS encoding FecR family protein: protein MDSDIKILVVKYITGQASEKEADWLKAWMKESPENEAYFAELYETWHNTLITGHQINTDKAYAEFLSRTGQTAGPAGSTAAGITQLWRRIAAAAAIVLCISAGFYYFTRPAGNESEFTVVNVIKGSRKQLLLPDGSKVWINAGSTLKYEKDFGQTSRTVYLNGEAYFDIAPGLKKIPFMVKTKDFIIRDIGTIFNIKAYSEMPVFEATVLEGEVSVEGKFNQKAKLAKVFLKRRQVLKIDIGQQSGNVAATVQSKPIEADVPVRIQQLNPETEDQYIGWKDGLLAFHESTFEQIAQDIERRYNVQVIFENEDLKDFKYSGSFRSVNDVTTVLEIIKKTTPINYSISGNKIIIKGNN from the coding sequence ATGGATTCTGACATTAAAATATTAGTGGTTAAATATATAACCGGACAGGCGTCTGAAAAGGAGGCCGATTGGCTAAAGGCCTGGATGAAAGAAAGCCCGGAGAACGAGGCTTATTTCGCAGAGCTTTATGAAACCTGGCATAATACGCTGATCACCGGGCATCAGATAAATACCGATAAGGCCTACGCTGAATTTCTGAGCCGGACAGGGCAGACGGCGGGACCGGCAGGAAGTACAGCTGCGGGAATCACGCAACTCTGGAGGCGTATCGCCGCTGCCGCGGCGATTGTACTATGCATTTCGGCAGGGTTTTACTATTTCACCAGACCTGCTGGAAATGAAAGTGAATTCACGGTTGTTAATGTTATAAAGGGCAGCCGGAAACAGTTGCTGCTGCCAGATGGAAGTAAGGTTTGGATAAACGCCGGTAGTACCCTGAAGTATGAAAAGGATTTTGGTCAGACATCGAGGACGGTTTATTTAAATGGCGAAGCCTATTTTGATATTGCACCGGGCCTCAAAAAGATTCCATTTATGGTGAAAACCAAAGATTTTATAATACGAGATATTGGTACCATTTTCAATATTAAAGCATACTCCGAAATGCCGGTCTTCGAAGCTACAGTATTGGAAGGGGAGGTGTCCGTTGAAGGCAAGTTTAATCAGAAGGCAAAATTAGCTAAGGTGTTTTTGAAGCGCAGGCAGGTTTTAAAGATAGATATCGGGCAGCAGAGCGGGAATGTCGCAGCTACAGTACAATCTAAACCGATTGAAGCTGATGTACCCGTTCGGATTCAACAGCTAAACCCGGAAACGGAGGATCAGTATATTGGATGGAAAGATGGGTTGCTGGCCTTTCATGAAAGTACGTTTGAACAAATTGCCCAGGATATTGAAAGAAGATATAACGTGCAGGTGATTTTCGAAAACGAAGATCTGAAAGATTTTAAGTATTCGGGAAGCTTCCGTAGTGTAAATGATGTGACCACCGTTTTGGAAATTATAAAGAAAACTACACCAATAAATTACAGCATCAGCGGGAACAAGATCATTATAAAGGGAAATAACTAA
- a CDS encoding RNA polymerase sigma-70 factor: MTSANKTSVSQYDLRDAKAFERVFRMYYPELTLFANRFLNDLDLSQEIVSDTFTYLWEKRESLEPMDSLKSYLYKMVQNRCLNYLKHKKVENEYISYLQRSGFMQSATESFIHLYNEKDLRADINKAIDALPEKCKAVFKLSRFSHLKNREIADTLNISQKTVERQITIALEKLRHSLRYHLLLLLLFLQ; encoded by the coding sequence ATGACATCTGCAAATAAAACGTCTGTTAGCCAATATGACCTCAGAGATGCTAAGGCGTTTGAACGGGTTTTCAGGATGTATTATCCTGAGCTTACCTTATTTGCCAACCGTTTTCTAAATGATCTGGACCTTTCCCAGGAAATAGTTTCGGATACGTTTACCTATTTATGGGAAAAGAGAGAGTCGCTGGAACCGATGGATTCTCTGAAATCTTATTTATACAAGATGGTTCAAAACAGGTGTTTGAACTATCTGAAGCATAAGAAGGTGGAGAACGAGTATATCAGCTACCTTCAGAGGAGCGGCTTCATGCAAAGCGCAACGGAGTCGTTCATTCATTTATACAACGAGAAAGATCTCCGCGCAGATATTAATAAAGCAATAGATGCTCTCCCGGAGAAATGCAAGGCGGTATTTAAGTTAAGCAGGTTTTCACACCTTAAAAACAGGGAGATCGCCGATACGCTGAATATCTCCCAGAAGACCGTTGAGCGTCAAATCACCATTGCTTTAGAGAAGTTAAGACACTCCCTCCGTTATCATCTCCTGTTGCTCCTGCTGTTTTTGCAATAA
- a CDS encoding alpha-L-rhamnosidase: MLVKFDRCSLALIALFFLSASSFAASEGEPVDLRCEYLVNPLGIDSERPRLTWTLNDSRQGAKQTAYEVIVGTDSIRVGNKDGDLWTSGKISPGSMPVIYSGKKLNRFTRYYWKVVSWDQLGKPAESKVSAFETGMMGQQNWKGTWISDHGSIDTKPAPYFRKVFNTSKKLKSARAYIAVGGLYELYLNGKKVGNHRLDPVYTRFDRRNIYVSYDVTEHLQSGKNAVGVILGNGWYNHQSRAVWNFERAPWRNRPAFCMDLRLTYEDGTLEVVGTDLDWKTDQGPIVFNSIYTGEHYDARREQKGWNTVDFDDSKWHGVMYRAAPSQNIVSQALHPIRNVETIPAKSVKKINDTTYLFDLGRNIAGVSRISVQGAEGTTLRLKHGERLYPNGRLDMSNIDVYYRPLDNTDPFQTDIFILSGKGTEEFMPKFNYKGFQYVEVTSSKPVTLNKESLTGYFMHSDVPVAGSIHASDELINKIWQATNNSYLSNLYGYPTDCPQREKNGWTGDGHFAVESGLYNFDGITIYEKWIADHRDEQQPNGVLPDIIPTGGWGYGTANGTDWTSTIAIIPWNVYLFYGDSRLLEESYENIKRYVDYIEHRSPSGLTSWGRGDWVPVKSQSSLELTSSVYYFVDASILAKAAKMFNKNDDYAYYSALAEKIKKAINDKYLDRGKATYASGTQTELSVPLFWGVVPNELKAQVASNLAKKVEESNFHLDVGVLGAKAILNALSENGQAETAYKLARQDTYPSWGWWIVNGATTLYENWDIKAARDISLNHMMFGEIGAWLYKGPGGIRPDEASPGFKNVLLEPHVVAGLNSFEAKHKSPYGEIISSWKKTDKKTSYTFVIPANSTATVCLKVAEGKRVFTSGKALKETDFISTNVDAQGKKVLNLAAGTHIFEVR, from the coding sequence ATGTTAGTAAAATTTGACCGCTGCTCTTTAGCTTTGATAGCTCTCTTCTTCTTATCCGCATCCTCGTTTGCTGCAAGTGAAGGCGAGCCTGTTGACCTTAGGTGTGAGTACCTTGTAAATCCACTTGGAATTGATTCGGAAAGACCCCGCCTGACATGGACGCTTAACGACAGTCGCCAGGGAGCGAAGCAAACCGCCTACGAGGTTATTGTTGGAACTGATTCTATAAGGGTAGGGAATAAGGACGGGGATCTGTGGACCTCGGGGAAAATTTCTCCAGGAAGTATGCCGGTCATTTATTCCGGAAAAAAACTAAATCGTTTTACCAGGTATTATTGGAAAGTTGTAAGCTGGGATCAGCTCGGCAAACCAGCAGAATCAAAGGTATCGGCTTTTGAGACAGGAATGATGGGGCAGCAGAACTGGAAAGGAACCTGGATTTCTGATCATGGCTCCATTGATACGAAGCCTGCGCCCTATTTTCGTAAGGTTTTTAATACCTCCAAAAAGCTGAAAAGCGCGAGAGCTTATATTGCTGTTGGCGGCCTGTATGAACTGTATCTGAATGGTAAGAAAGTTGGTAATCATCGGCTTGATCCGGTTTATACGCGTTTCGACCGCCGCAACATCTATGTAAGTTATGATGTAACGGAGCATCTGCAAAGCGGAAAAAATGCAGTCGGAGTCATTCTTGGCAACGGCTGGTACAATCATCAATCGCGTGCAGTTTGGAACTTTGAGCGTGCTCCATGGCGTAACAGGCCGGCATTTTGTATGGATCTCCGCCTGACGTATGAGGACGGAACGTTAGAAGTGGTGGGCACCGACCTCGACTGGAAAACCGATCAGGGGCCTATTGTATTCAACAGCATTTATACGGGCGAACATTACGATGCCCGGCGTGAACAAAAGGGTTGGAATACCGTTGATTTTGATGATTCTAAGTGGCACGGAGTAATGTACCGCGCTGCGCCTTCTCAGAATATAGTATCTCAGGCTTTACATCCAATTCGCAATGTCGAAACGATCCCTGCTAAATCTGTTAAAAAGATTAATGACACCACTTATTTGTTCGATCTGGGCAGAAATATTGCCGGGGTGAGCCGGATCAGTGTTCAGGGGGCGGAGGGAACGACACTTCGTTTGAAGCATGGCGAACGTCTTTATCCGAACGGCCGTCTTGATATGTCGAATATCGATGTTTACTACAGGCCCCTCGATAATACCGATCCTTTTCAGACCGATATCTTTATCCTGAGTGGGAAAGGAACCGAAGAGTTTATGCCGAAGTTCAATTATAAAGGCTTTCAATATGTGGAGGTAACAAGCAGCAAGCCTGTTACCCTGAACAAGGAGAGCCTTACCGGCTATTTTATGCATAGCGATGTGCCGGTTGCAGGGAGCATCCATGCGTCCGACGAGCTGATCAATAAGATCTGGCAAGCCACGAATAATTCATATTTATCGAATCTTTATGGATACCCTACAGACTGCCCTCAACGGGAGAAAAACGGTTGGACAGGTGACGGACATTTTGCAGTGGAATCAGGTTTATATAACTTTGACGGTATCACTATCTATGAAAAGTGGATCGCAGATCACCGGGATGAGCAACAACCCAATGGTGTGCTCCCCGATATAATTCCTACAGGAGGCTGGGGCTACGGTACTGCAAACGGGACGGACTGGACCAGTACCATCGCCATAATTCCCTGGAATGTTTATCTTTTTTATGGCGACAGCCGTTTGCTTGAAGAAAGTTATGAGAATATTAAGCGTTACGTCGACTACATTGAACATAGAAGTCCCAGCGGACTTACCAGTTGGGGGAGGGGCGACTGGGTGCCGGTTAAGTCGCAATCTTCGCTTGAACTGACATCTTCAGTATATTATTTTGTTGATGCCAGCATTCTTGCTAAAGCTGCAAAAATGTTCAATAAGAATGATGACTATGCCTACTACAGCGCTCTTGCTGAGAAAATAAAGAAAGCAATAAACGACAAATACCTCGACCGGGGTAAAGCCACCTACGCCAGCGGCACACAAACCGAGTTAAGTGTTCCATTATTCTGGGGCGTAGTGCCTAACGAGCTTAAAGCGCAGGTTGCTTCTAATCTGGCTAAAAAAGTGGAAGAGTCCAATTTTCACCTGGATGTTGGGGTACTCGGAGCAAAAGCCATTTTGAACGCTCTCAGCGAAAATGGACAAGCGGAAACTGCTTATAAACTTGCCCGCCAGGATACTTATCCTTCATGGGGATGGTGGATAGTGAACGGTGCAACTACGCTTTACGAGAACTGGGATATTAAAGCCGCCCGGGACATTTCGTTAAACCACATGATGTTCGGAGAGATTGGTGCCTGGCTGTATAAGGGCCCCGGAGGTATAAGGCCTGATGAGGCTTCGCCTGGTTTTAAAAACGTTTTGCTTGAACCCCATGTAGTTGCCGGACTCAATTCTTTTGAGGCGAAGCACAAAAGTCCTTACGGTGAAATTATATCTTCATGGAAGAAAACGGATAAAAAGACCAGCTATACTTTCGTTATTCCCGCCAATTCAACCGCCACAGTATGTCTGAAGGTTGCAGAAGGGAAAAGAGTGTTTACCAGCGGCAAAGCTTTGAAAGAAACTGATTTTATTTCAACAAATGTTGATGCCCAGGGGAAAAAGGTATTGAACTTAGCGGCAGGCACTCATATTTTTGAAGTGAGATAG
- a CDS encoding rhodanese-like domain-containing protein, which produces MRKTLSILVIVLIAALNSNAQLQKRYQLKKDPWNKDELIDPATLAALIKNPKASKPIIFNIGVVENIKGARHIGKASDKENLEQFRKALSSIPKSNSIVVYCGCCPFDRCPNIRPAFEMLKTQGFKNGKLLNLPTNIKVDWIDKGYPIE; this is translated from the coding sequence ATGAGAAAAACACTAAGCATACTGGTTATTGTATTGATAGCAGCATTAAATTCAAATGCTCAACTCCAGAAAAGGTACCAATTAAAAAAGGACCCGTGGAATAAAGATGAGTTGATTGATCCGGCAACACTGGCCGCTCTGATAAAAAATCCAAAAGCATCTAAGCCCATCATCTTCAATATAGGTGTAGTTGAGAATATAAAAGGAGCAAGACATATTGGGAAAGCCAGTGATAAGGAAAATTTGGAACAGTTTAGAAAGGCATTATCGTCAATACCCAAAAGTAATAGCATAGTAGTGTATTGCGGCTGTTGTCCCTTTGATAGATGTCCGAATATCCGGCCTGCCTTTGAGATGTTAAAGACCCAGGGATTTAAGAACGGTAAACTCCTCAACCTCCCAACGAATATAAAAGTCGACTGGATTGATAAAGGATATCCTATAGAATAA